The proteins below are encoded in one region of Sphingobacterium sp. R2:
- a CDS encoding DNA starvation/stationary phase protection protein, translated as MKTSIGIKDADLKKVAKLLNVLLADEHVVYMKTRNAHWNVEGADFHAAHLFLESQYDELAEVIDEVAERVRTLGHYAVGTFDKYLKLTRLTESTSEKTDSLSYYKELLADHEAIAMSIRADLAAVEQTADNGTEDFLVGLLEKHEKMAWMLRAHVVK; from the coding sequence ATGAAAACTTCAATTGGAATTAAAGATGCCGACTTGAAAAAAGTCGCCAAGTTGCTAAATGTACTTTTAGCAGATGAACATGTTGTCTATATGAAGACACGTAATGCGCATTGGAATGTGGAGGGCGCGGATTTTCATGCTGCTCACCTATTTTTGGAATCGCAATACGATGAGCTTGCGGAAGTAATCGATGAGGTTGCAGAGCGTGTGCGTACACTGGGGCATTATGCCGTTGGAACCTTTGACAAATATTTAAAGTTGACCCGTTTAACGGAGTCTACTTCCGAAAAGACAGATAGCCTTTCTTATTACAAGGAATTGTTAGCTGATCATGAAGCGATTGCGATGTCGATTCGTGCCGATCTTGCGGCAGTTGAACAGACCGCAGACAATGGTACGGAGGATTTTTTGGTTGGTTTACTGGAAAAGCATGAAAAAATGGCTTGGATGCTGCGTGCACATGTTGTAAAATAG
- a CDS encoding glycoside hydrolase family 31 protein yields MHHVNNPVLDLPKIEKKYLEAIVDHSQNDKSYYFSDSKAKVEIKIVTDEIVRVRLAPEGTFLEDFSYALAKKDHRVSVHQCKEEIDHYLVHTNTISCKINKNDFLISFSDRSEKLFNADLAPMHWEENPDFGGYYVYSTKVAFANEAFYGLGDKATKLNLRGKRLKNWNSDTYAFAYNQDPLYKTIPFYIGLKDGEAYGIFFDNTFKTYFDFAAEDPGKTSFWSEGGELQYYYIHGPRIIDVIRRYHTLTGTHYLPPLWAIGYHQCRWSYYPEANVRKVAKEFRKRQIPCDAIYLDIDYMEGYRCFTWNKQYFPNPKSMISDLANDGFKTVVMIDPGIKVDENYWVFREGKENRYFCRRGDDYFMEGFVWPGRCQFPDFTNPEVRQWWGTLYQGLVEDGVAGFWNDMNEPAVFGRGTFPDDVRHQYDGHRGSHRKAHNIYGMQMVRATYDGLKKLYKNKRPFTITRAAYAGTQRYSSVWTGDNLASWEHLKLGTLQLQRLSTSGMSFCGTDIGGFTGEPDGELFTRWMQFGVFSPFMRVHSAGDTRNREPWSFGEEWEQINRKFIELRYQLLPYIYTCFWEQTKYGYPILRPISMVEQHIPTNWEREEEFCFGDKILVSPVLQPGQKSKIVYLQEGCWYYYFNNEIYAGGKEHTVATPIDEMPIFIRGGSVIPEYPVMQYTGEKKIEELQLKVYYAEGVTRSYVYSDHGDTFAYEQDIYLEKCFTVSGLNDSLSIKQSRDGLFTERYEEYKLQLIGLPFRIKKVKMDGIETKVQQDEKGRYWINVAREFDNILIEG; encoded by the coding sequence ATGCATCATGTAAATAATCCAGTATTGGATCTACCTAAAATTGAGAAAAAATACCTAGAGGCTATAGTTGACCATAGTCAGAATGATAAATCTTATTATTTCTCCGACAGCAAAGCGAAGGTAGAAATTAAGATTGTAACCGACGAGATCGTGCGGGTAAGGCTCGCACCCGAGGGAACATTTTTGGAAGATTTTTCTTATGCATTAGCCAAGAAAGACCACCGTGTAAGCGTACATCAATGTAAGGAAGAGATAGACCATTATCTAGTACACACGAATACCATTTCCTGTAAGATCAATAAAAATGACTTTTTAATTTCTTTTTCAGATCGTTCCGAGAAACTGTTTAATGCCGATTTGGCACCAATGCATTGGGAGGAAAATCCAGATTTTGGCGGGTATTATGTGTATAGTACTAAAGTAGCCTTTGCAAATGAAGCTTTTTATGGTCTGGGTGATAAGGCCACCAAATTGAATCTGCGGGGCAAAAGACTTAAAAACTGGAATTCAGATACTTATGCTTTTGCTTACAATCAGGACCCACTTTATAAAACTATTCCGTTTTATATTGGTTTAAAAGATGGGGAAGCTTACGGAATATTTTTTGACAATACGTTTAAAACATATTTTGATTTCGCTGCCGAAGACCCGGGGAAAACGAGCTTTTGGTCGGAAGGTGGAGAGCTTCAGTACTATTATATCCACGGTCCGCGTATTATCGATGTTATCCGTCGTTATCATACATTGACTGGCACACATTATCTGCCACCATTATGGGCAATCGGTTATCATCAGTGTCGCTGGAGTTATTACCCGGAAGCCAATGTACGTAAGGTTGCTAAGGAATTTAGAAAGCGGCAGATTCCATGTGATGCCATTTATCTTGATATCGACTATATGGAAGGGTATCGCTGTTTTACATGGAATAAGCAGTATTTTCCAAATCCAAAAAGTATGATTAGTGATTTGGCAAATGATGGCTTTAAAACCGTAGTGATGATCGATCCAGGAATTAAGGTGGATGAGAACTATTGGGTTTTCAGAGAAGGAAAGGAGAACCGGTATTTCTGTCGCCGAGGAGATGATTATTTTATGGAAGGATTTGTTTGGCCGGGACGCTGTCAATTTCCTGATTTTACCAATCCGGAAGTTCGGCAATGGTGGGGTACTTTGTATCAGGGGCTCGTGGAAGATGGTGTCGCGGGCTTCTGGAACGATATGAATGAGCCGGCTGTTTTTGGTCGGGGGACATTCCCAGATGATGTACGCCATCAATACGACGGACATCGGGGGTCGCATCGTAAAGCACATAATATTTATGGTATGCAGATGGTGCGCGCAACGTATGATGGTTTAAAGAAGTTGTATAAAAATAAGCGCCCATTTACCATTACCCGGGCAGCTTATGCCGGAACGCAACGCTATTCCTCGGTTTGGACAGGTGATAACCTGGCTAGTTGGGAACACCTCAAATTAGGGACGCTACAGTTGCAGCGATTGTCAACTTCTGGAATGTCCTTTTGTGGGACGGATATTGGTGGATTCACAGGCGAACCAGACGGAGAATTGTTTACGCGATGGATGCAATTTGGTGTTTTCTCACCGTTTATGCGTGTACATTCCGCCGGCGATACGCGGAATCGCGAGCCGTGGAGTTTTGGGGAGGAATGGGAGCAGATTAACCGGAAGTTTATCGAGCTTCGTTACCAGCTGTTGCCGTATATCTATACCTGTTTTTGGGAGCAAACCAAATATGGTTATCCGATACTGCGTCCAATTTCTATGGTTGAACAACATATACCAACGAACTGGGAGCGTGAAGAAGAATTCTGTTTTGGAGATAAGATATTGGTCTCCCCGGTCTTGCAACCGGGACAAAAGAGCAAAATTGTTTATCTGCAGGAAGGTTGCTGGTATTATTATTTCAACAACGAAATTTATGCAGGGGGTAAAGAACATACAGTCGCTACGCCGATCGACGAAATGCCGATCTTCATTCGTGGGGGATCTGTGATTCCGGAATATCCAGTGATGCAATATACTGGTGAAAAGAAAATTGAAGAACTACAGCTGAAAGTTTACTACGCTGAAGGTGTAACGCGTTCGTATGTGTATTCGGACCACGGTGACACGTTTGCCTATGAGCAGGATATTTATCTCGAAAAATGCTTCACAGTATCTGGGCTCAACGATTCTTTATCGATCAAGCAAAGTAGAGATGGTTTGTTTACCGAGCGGTACGAAGAATATAAATTACAATTAATTGGCTTGCCATTCCGTATTAAGAAAGTTAAGATGGATGGAATAGAAACAAAAGTACAACAAGATGAAAAGGGGCGATATTGGATTAATGTCGCACGTGAATTTGATAATATATTGATAGAAGGTTAA